From a single Thermothielavioides terrestris NRRL 8126 chromosome 1, complete sequence genomic region:
- a CDS encoding glycoside hydrolase family 55 protein (CAZy_ID 269914), whose product MHRLSLQSLLAVSALVSGIAAHARNGNGTLTLSQPPKVVTVVVSSTITTCPSPVPPPPCSEVTESGSLPATLTGPSTNTESSSLPGSSSSPSGPWGSGSSTSTATLSSSTTSSTTSLSTTTSPATSLSSSSSTSTSSSSTSSTSSSASTSSTTSSPTSTTSPATTSTTTSTSTTSTTSTTSTTSTTSTTSTTTTTTTTTTTTTTSIAAPACTDFWFEKISHQGVAPFADAGYKVYRNVKDYGAKGDGVTDDTAAINLAISDGNRCGPGCTGGSKTPALVYFPPGTYMVSSPIIDYYYTQLIGNPGCLPVLKATADFNGRWLLDSNPYQPSGSLAWGATNVFWRQVANFIIDITDVPASTLISGIHWPSSQATSLSNIVFNSSQAAGNQHQGLFIEEGSGGYVGDLVFFGGAQALSIGNQQFTFRNITINNAQTAIQQLWDWGWTYKGVTINNCEVGFDFTATSTDQSTGQTTLSVGSATIIDSTIKNTPVGIVFGNASATGPDVPNNLILENLALDNVATAVRGPSGTVLAGSSGTTVIEAWGRGHSYTATTGPTTFEGAITPNARPASLLGGGSSTTAFYQRSKPQYEDLPLSEFVSARAAGAKGDGATDDTDALNALFASAAAANKVVFLDAGMYLVSKTVRIPAGSRIFGEAFPVILSAGDFFGSAARPQPVVQVGAPGETGRVEWSNTILSTRGAQPGAVLLEYNLASPASAPSGLWDVHVRIGGFAGSELQLADCAKTPNTTVTSPDDVPARCVAAFLSVHLTRTAAGVYVENAWVWVADHDIEDGANNEQISVYAGRGLLVESAAGGVWLVGTSAEHHQLYQYQFAGTRDVFVGQMQTETAYYQPNPGADLPFAADPAYGDPVFAAGDSGWGLRVVDSADVLVYGAGLYSFFDNYNVHCSDAGKGEHCQTRIFSVEGDSRVRVYNLNTVGTTKMVTVDGQDVAGYEQNIDGFVQSIALFATGQ is encoded by the coding sequence ATGCATCGTCTCTCGCTCCAGTCGCTCCTTGCCGTATCGGCTCTGGTCTCGGGCATCGCCGCCCATGCGCGGAATGGCAATGGCACCCTGACCCTGAGCCAGCCTCCCAAGGTGGTCACCGTCGTGGTCAGCTCGACCATCACGACCTGCCCCTCGCCGGTTCCGCCCCCGCCGTGCTCCGAGGTGACCGAGTCCGGGTCTCTGCCGGCTACCTTGACCGGACCTTCGACCAACACCGAGAGCTCGAGCCTTCCCGGCAGCTCCTCTAGTCCTAGTGGTCCGTGGGGGTCcggcagctcgacgagcacGGCCACACTCTCTAGCTCCACAACGTCGTCGACCACGAGCTtgtccaccaccaccagcccggccacGAGCTTGTCTAGCAGCAGCTCCACCTCTACCTCTTCTTCCAGCACCTCGAGCACCTCAAGCTCTGCGAGCACCTCATCCACCACCTCATCCCCCACCTCTACCACGTCTCCCGCCACCACTTCCACCACTAcctccaccagcaccaccagcaccaccagcaccaccagcaccaccagcaccaccagcaccaccagcactaccaccaccaccaccaccaccaccaccaccaccaccaccagcatcGCCGCCCCGGCCTGCACCGACTTCTGGTTCGAAAAGATCAGCCATCAGGGCGTGGCCCCCTTCGCAGATGCGGGCTACAAGGTCTACCGCAACGTCAAGGACTACGGCGCCAAGGGCGATGGCGTTACGGACGACACGGCGGCCATCAACCTGGCCATCAGCGACGGCAACCGCTGCGGCCCGGGCTGCACCGGGGGCAGCAAGACGCCGGCGCTCGTGTACTTCCCGCCGGGCACGTACATGGTCTCGTCTCCCATCATCGACTACTACTACACGCAGCTGATCGGCAACCCCGGCTGCTTGCCGGTGCTCAAGGCTACCGCCGACTTCAACGGCCGCTGGCTCCTCGACAGCAACCCGTACCAGCCGTCGGGCAGCCTCGCATGGGGCGCCACCAACGTGTTCTGGCGCCAGGTGGCCAACTTCATCATCGACATTACGGAcgtgccggcgtcgacgctgATCTCGGGCATCCACTGGCCCAGCTCGCAGGCGACGTCGCTGTCCAACATCGTCTTCAACTCGTCGCAGGCTGCCGGCAACCAGCACCAGGGCCTGTTCATCGAGGAGGGCTCCGGCGGCTACGTCGGCGATCTGGTCttcttcggcggcgcgcaggccCTGTCGATCGGCAACCAGCAGTTCACCTTCCGCAACATCACCATCAACAACGCCCAGACGGCCATCCAGCAGCTGTGGGACTGGGGCTGGACCTACAAGGGCGTGACCATCAACAACTGCGAGGTCGGCTTCGACTTCACGGCCACGTCGACGGACCAGTCGACGGGCCAGACGACCCTCTCGGTCGGCTCCGCCACCATCATCGACAGCACCATCAAGAACACGCCGGTCGGCATCGTCTTCGGCAACGCGAGCGCCACCGGCCCGGACGTACCCAACAACCTGATCTTGGAGAACCTCGCGCTCGACAACGTGGCGACGGCCGTCCGCGGGCCCTCGGGCACCGTGCTCGCCGGCTCGTCCGGCACGACCGTGATCGAAGCCTGGGGCCGCGGGCACAGCTacacggcgacgacgggcccGACGACGTTCGAGGGCGCCATCACGCCCAACGCGCGCCCGGCCtcgctgctcggcggcggcagcagcacgacGGCCTTCTACCAGCGGTCGAAGCCGCAGTACGAGGACCTGCCGCTGAGCGAGTTCGtcagcgcgcgcgcggcgggcgccaaGGGCGACGGAGCGACGGACGACACGGACGCGCTCAACGCGCTcttcgcctccgccgccgccgccaacaaggtcgtcttcctcgacgccggcatGTACCTGGTGAGCAAGACGGTGCGCATCCCCGCCGGCTCGCGCATCTTCGGCGAGGCGTTCCCCGTGATCCTCTCGGCCGGCGATTTCTTCGGCTCCGCCGCGCGCCCCCAGCCCGTCGTGCAGGTCGGCGCGCCCGGCGAGACGGGGCGCGTCGAGTGGTCCAACACGATCCTGTCCacgcgcggcgcgcagccGGGTGCCGTCCTGCTCGAGTACAACCtcgcgtcgccggcgtcggcgccgtcgggccTGTGGGACGTGCACGTGCGCatcggcggcttcgccgggtccgagctgcagctggccgacTGCGCCAAGACGCCCAACACGACGGTGACCTCGCCGGACGACGTCCCCGCGCGCTGCGTGGCCGCGTTCCTCAGCGTGCACCTgacgcggacggcggcgggcgtgtACGTGGAGAACGCGTGGGTGTGGGTGGCGGACCACGATATCGAGGACGGCGCCAACAACGAGCAGATCAGCGTGTACGCCGGGCGCGGGCTGCTGGTGGAgagcgcggcgggcggcgtgtGGCTGGTCGGCACCAGCGCCGAGCACCACCAGCTGTACCAGTACCAGTTCGCCGGCACGCGCGACGTGTTCGTGGGCCAGATGCAGACCGAGACGGCGTACTACCAGCCGAACCCGGGGGCGGACCTGCCGTTCGCGGCGGACCCGGCGTACGGCGACCCGGTGTTTGCGGCCGGCGATTCCGGCTGGGGCCTGCGCGTGGTCGACAGCGCGGACGTGCTGGTctacggcgccggcctgtACAGCTTCTTCGACAACTACAACGTGCACTGCAGCGACGCCGGGAAGGGCGAGCACTGCCAGACGCGCATCTTCAGCGTCGAGGGCGACAGCCGCGTGCGCGTGTACAACCTCAACACGGTCGGGACGACCAAGATGGTGACGGTGGACGGGCAGGATGTGGCCGGGTACGAGCAGAACATTGATGGGTTCGTGCAGAGCATTGCGCTGTTTGCGACGGGGCAGTAA